One window of the Trifolium pratense cultivar HEN17-A07 linkage group LG2, ARS_RC_1.1, whole genome shotgun sequence genome contains the following:
- the LOC123906488 gene encoding cytochrome P450 82A3-like codes for MKNTTLTASSIMDLVPRNLINTTTIVLFPLISICLFLFAFSKVAHRKNKEAPIADGAWPILGHLSLFSGTQSPHRVLGTLADKYGPIFTIKLGSKLALVINNWEMAKECFTTNDMAVSSRPKLVATEHLAYNGAMFGFAPYGPYWREIRKITTLEVFSNRRVEQQQHVRVSEVRASIKELFDVWSSKKNETCSSNYVLVNMDEWFTHLTFNAVLRMVVGKRYFGVKTIEEEEKAQRCVKALKELMHLFGIITVGDVIPCLKFFDFGGHVKAMKETSKELDKILDEWLNEHRHKRTLDEIVDHQAQDIMDVLISLLDGRTIEGFDSDTIIKATVLTLFAGGNDTTGVTLTWALCLLLKNPLVMEKAKKELDIQVGKERCVNESDIGKLIYLQAIVKETLRLYPPAPLSGHHEFSENCTLGGYHVKKGTRLITNLWKIHNDSSVWSNPLEFKPERFLTTHKDVDVRGKHFELLPFGSGRRMCPGISFGLQMLHFSLASVLHSFDILNPTSELVDMNEVFGLTNTKATPLQILIKPRLSLNCYENV; via the exons ATGAAAAATACAACACTAACCGCATCTAGCATTATGGATTTGGTTCCAAGAAACCTAATAAACACCACAACAATTGTACTCTTTCCTCTAATTTCCATATGTTTGTTTCTATTTGCATTCTCAAAAGTTGCTCATAGGAAAAACAAAGAGGCACCAATAGCCGATGGAGCATGGCCAATACTTGGTCACCTCTCACTTTTTAGTGGCACACAATCACCCCATAGGGTCTTAGGCACCTTAGCTGATAAATATGGACCAATATTCACCATCAAGCTTGGTTCAAAACTTGCTTTAGTTATCAACAATTGGGAAATGGCCAAGGAATGTTTCACAACAAATGACATGGCCGTTTCGTCTCGTCCCAAGCTTGTTGCAACTGAACATTTGGCCTATAATGGAGCTATGTTTGGTTTTGCACCATATGGTCCTTATTGGCGTGAAATTCGCAAGATTACAACCTTAGAGGTCTTCTCAAATCGCAGAgtagaacaacaacaacatgttCGTGTTTCTGAAGTTCGAGCATCGATTAAAGAACTCTTTGATGTTTGGTCTAGCAAAAAGAACGAGACATGTTCATCAAATTATGTGTTAGTAAACATGGATGAATGGTTTACACATTTAACATTCAACGCGGTTCTTCGAATGGTTGTTGGGAAGAGATATTTTGGTGTAAAAACTattgaagaggaagaaaaagctCAAAGATGTGTGAAAGCTTTGAAAGAGTTGATGCATTTGTTTGGGATAATCACGGTGGGAGATGTTATTccttgtttgaaattttttgattttggtGGTCATGTGAAGGCCATGAAAGAAACTTCTAAAGAATTGGACAAAATTTTAGATGAGTGGTTGAATGAGCATCGTCATAAAAGGACTTTAGATGAAATTGTTGATCATCAAGCTCAAGACATTATGGATGTGTTGATTTCATTACTTGATGGAAGAACCATTGAAGGGTTTGATTCTGATACCATCATCAAAGCCACAGTATTG ACACTATTTGCTGGAGGAAATGACACAACTGGTGTTACTCTTACGTGGGCACTATGTTTGCTATTGAAAAATCCGCTAGTAATGGAAAAAGCCAAAAAAGAACTTGACATCCAAGTTGGTAAAGAAAGATGTGTAAATGAGTCAGATATCGGTAAATTGATATACCTTCAAGCTATAGTAAAAGAAACACTAAGATTATATCCACCAGCACCTCTCTCAGGACATCATGAGTTCTCAGAGAACTGTACTTTAGGTGGTTACCATGTTAAAAAGGGAACTCGATTAATCACAAATCTATGGAAGATACATAATGATTCTAGTGTTTGGTCTAACCCACTAGAGTTCAAACCAGAAAGGTTCCTTACAACTCACAAAGATGTTGATGTTAGGGGTAAACATTTTGAGCTATTACCATTTGGAAGTGGTAGAAGGATGTGTCCTGGAATATCATTTGGACTTCAAATGTTGCATTTTTCTCTAGCTAGTGTTTTGCATTCCTTTGATATCTTAAATCCAACATCTGAACTTGTTGATATGAATGAAGTCTTTGGATTAACAAATACCAAAGCTACTCCACTTCAGATTCTCATTAAACCGCGTTTGTCTCTCAATTGTTATGAAAACGTGTAA
- the LOC123906491 gene encoding cytochrome P450 82A1-like yields MLTHLNPYKRKHGSVLYQYQYQFTILSNTKKMDLVLNFLNTTTIGLISLISLFLFLFRFSKVSHTKEPPIISGSWPILGHLPLMRNTQTPHKTLGALVDKYGPIFTIKLGATNALVLSNWELAKECFTKNDVVVSSRPKPVAVELMSYNQAFIGWAPYGNYWRQLRKIVTLEILSSRRVELLSHIRVSEVQTSIKELVKVWSNQVSEQSTSGSNLASTNKDYVSVELKKWFAQLTLNMVLRMVVGKRCFGEMVDEKNKEEAIRFLDNIRDFMRLIGTFTVGDGVPYLRWLDLGGHEKEMKECAKKFDKMLSEWLEEHRGKKVVGERDFLDAMLLVLNDKPIEGFAADTVIKATTLELIIGGSDTSAGTLTWAMSLLLKNPHVLEKAKEELNTQIGKERWVNESDITNLVYLQAIIKETLRLYPPAPFSSPREFTEDCTIGGYHIKKGTRLMPNLWKIHRDPSVWSDPLEFKPERFLTTHKDVDVRGQDFELLPFGSGRRMCAGMSLGLRMLHYILANFLHSFEILNPSPESIDVTEVLEFTSTKATPLEILVKPYLSLECYETM; encoded by the exons ATGTTGACCCACTTGAATCCTTATAAAAGGAAGCATGGTAGTGTCctatatcaatatcaatatcaattCACAATCTTATCGAATACCAAAAAAATGGATTTAGTCCTAAACTTCCTCAACACCACAACCATAGGACTCATTTCTCTAATTTCCCTCTTTCTCTTTCTATTTCGTTTTTCCAAAGTTTCTCATACCAAAGAACCTCCTATAATTTCAGGGTCATGGCCAATACTAGGCCACCTTCCACTAATGAGAAATACACAAACACCCCACAAAACCTTAGGTGCCTTAGTTGATAAATATGGACCTATATTCACAATCAAGCTTGGTGCTACAAATGCTTTGGTACTTAGCAATTGGGAATTAGCCAAAGAATGTTTCACCAAGAACGACGTGGTCGTTTCATCGCGCCCTAAACCGGTCGCGGTTGAACTCATGTCGTACAATCAAGCTTTCATTGGTTGGGCACCGTACGGAAACTATTGGCGCCAATTAAGAAAAATTGTCACCTTAGAGATTCTCTCAAGTCGTCGAGTTGAACTACTGAGCCACATTCGTGTCTCAGAAGTTCAAACATCAATAAAAGAACTTGTTAAAGTTTGGTCTAATCAAGTGTCAGAACAAAGTACTAGCGGGTCTAATCTCGCTAGTACTAATAAAGACTATGTATCAGTTGAATTGAAGAAATGGTTCGCACAATTGACATTAAATATGGTACTAAGAATGGTTGTTGGGAAGAGATGTTTTGGTGAAATGGTTGATGagaaaaataaggaagaagCAATAAGATTTTTGGATAATATAAGAGATTTTATGCGTTTGATTGGAACATTTACCGTAGGAGATGGTGTTCCATATTTAAGGTGGTTGGATTTGGGAGGTCATGAAAAGGAAATGAAAGAATGTgcaaagaaatttgataaaatGTTGAGTGAGTGGTTGGAGGAGCATCGTGGAAAGAAGGTTGTGGGAGAAAGAGACTTCTTGGATGCAATGCTTTTGGTGCTTAATGACAAACCCATTGAGGGTTTTGCGGCAGATACCGTAATCAAAGCCACAACATTG gaattgATTATAGGAGGAAGTGACACATCCGCAGGAACACTTACTTGGGCAATGTCTCTACTATTGAAAAATCCTCATGTATTAGAAAAAGCAAAAGAAGAACTTAACACACAAATTGGAAAAGAGAGATGGGTAAACGAGTCCGATATAACTAACTTAGTGTATCTTCAAGCTATAATTAAAGAGACATTAAGATTGTATCCACCAGCTCCATTTTCATCACCTCGTGAATTCACCGAAGATTGCACAATAGGTGGATATCATATCAAAAAAGGAACTCGATTGATGCCAAATTTATGGAAGATTCATAGAGATCCTAGTGTTTGGTCAGATCCATTAGAATTCAAACCCGAAAGATTTCTTACCACTCACAAAGATGTTGACGTTAGGGGTCAGGATTTCGAATTGTTACCATTTGGAAGTGGGAGAAGAATGTGTGCTGGAATGTCCCTTGGTTTGCGTATGCTTCATTACATTTTAGCTAATTTCTTGCATTCTTTTGAAATCTTGAATCCATCTCCAGAATCAATTGATGTGACTGAAGTTCTTGAATTTACTAGCACTAAAGCTACTCCGCTTGAGATTTTGGTTAAACCTTATTTATCTCTCGAATGTTACGAGACtatgtga